The DNA segment AATTTTGGTTTACatattcatggtgcccagaggatggaCTGATGACTGGTTTTTGCCTTCACCTTCCAACGAGCGACACAAACGGGTCATATATTTGACTTATCCAGTGAAGTATATTATACAGCTAGCCAATGGATTGGCAGAACTTTTGATTCAGATATCCATATCCattcccagatgatgaatcctaatgTTTGAGTTATTCCACTTTGTGGTTCAAAGTGAAATAACTCAAAATCTTGGATGGGTAATCGTCTACTTTGGTGCTAACATTTTGGTCTTGGTGCACTTTGATGATCCGCTTCAAAgaattttaatttgtctgatACTTGGGTTTAACTATTTAGCAGTTTGGTTTTCTTCACAATGAACATTACAGCTTCTCAAAGCTGCTAGTGTGGCTGCAGACTCTTACTTTTGTTGTCTTTAGTTTCAGCTGCAGTCCTCCTCCTTTACCAGTTCAAGGTATTTTCAATCATCTTGGTCTTTCCTCGAGTGCAGGACCTCTTGATGGTATTCTCTTGAACTCATCGTCTATGCATTTTGGGCACCAGGACTTCTATTCGCTTGTGTTCACATTTTTCTTGATACAATCTACAAGTCAAGATAAAAGTCCTCACCGCTGGCCAGGATTGATGTGCTTTTACCATGCCAATAAAACTGGAGTAGCTCCTTACCTTGGGGTAGTTGAGATCAGTTGAATTGCTGCTGAAGTGTGtagcagtttatttttttggctctgCTATTTGTATTTTGAGAGTATTTGGTTGCTTTATTCTCACTTTTGTTCAATGATAGCTCAAGATTTAAAAACTAGATGATTTGAGTAGTTGCGTGGTCAGACATTTAAAATCCTATTCAACTAGCCACATAGAAGTTGTCATTAGGGTTCCTTTTTTATGGCTGTATGTGTGGTTTTAGTGGTTAATTCTGTTGTGTGCCAAAGTTGTACTCTTTGGAATTAACCACTGTGGCTTTGAATCCATTTTGCACAACCTACATCAGAATTATGGATATTAAATGCAGTGCTACCCATTTGTAAAGTACTTTTAGATGTGTGAGCTTCCCTTTGAAACAGCCCTTTTTTTCATACTAATCAAGTATGGTCTTGGAAAGGGAATACATAGTTTGGTTTGTACTCATCGTCTACTGAGAGACGGTTTCTCATTTTGgttctgttttctgttggatTGTAATGTGACAGCTAACGTTTTGATAATCAGTTCATTGATTTAGTCAAAAATGCTATACATTTTCTATGTCCAGCTTTAAGTTGTGAGGATtcgctgcttttctttgtattgtgtGATGGCAAACTGCATATCTTTCGGTTTTGGTCAGACGAAGCAATTTGAAGATGGTTTTTAGGAAATCATGATGGGCCCTTTTCACTTGTTCCTGGCATTTTCTGGACCAAACTATCACTCGATTAATTGATagaaaaatctgtatttattagTCGATactgaaaataattgttagtcgCAGCCCTAATTGTAGTTCCCTTTGCACACCACTATAAGTGTTTGCCCAGTTTATCCTCAGCAGTGAAGAGGAGGGCTAAACCTGCCACAGTGCATGTTGGGTGTCATTGGTATTATTCAACATATAGGGCACCTATGTTGCATGATGCTAAttgatgatttctgtttttcctttcaggGGTCCCTAAAGGTTGGCACTAGAACAACATCCATGAAGTACATCCAGCCTGAGGAGCGTGAAAGAAGTGTTCAAGTGAGTGTTATTGTATTCTCTGTTTCAGTTAACTAGAAATCCTTAAACAAATCCAAAATTTGAATAAAGGTTGGGTCATCACTAAAGGTACTTCACAAATCAAGTTACCTGAATTATAGCATCTCTCATGGTAAATTTAGCATAATTTATTATAGTAATACTATTATAGTATTTATTTAGTACCACATAcaaaggaaatggatggatagcCATACCATAATAACCACTGTTGCTCTGAATTTCTCCCTTCAACAGAAATACTCATATTAGTAATTTGTCATTGTAAATCAATGGGAAAAAAGGAATTGACTAAAGGAAGTAACAAGACTGAACACAGATGGATTGGACATGGATTATACCCCACATGGTGAAACTGCTGTGTTTGCATTAACAGCAAATAGCAGTAACCGCAAATTAGAGAGGCAAAATGGAGCAGAAAACAGGAAGCCCTTTTACTAAAAATATACTGTGCTTATGAAACTTTGGAAAGCTGACCAAATGTAGTTGCTACCAATGGCCTTTCCCACATAATGGCTCCTGTCTGAGGTTAAAAAAGGGACTGCTTGACAATTGTTTACAATTTCACGATTTAAAAGTAATTTTGAAAGTGACCTTTCCTTCACATCTCTGTGAATTAGGAGTCAGATCACAAAGTACCTCAACTCCAGGAGCCCCAGTTGCCCAGACCAGATGAACCCAATGAAGAATTGAAGACCAACCTGAATGGGTCCAAACCAAAAAGCCCTACGGAACAAAACCAGTGGCAGCGTAGCTCTGACCTAACTCCAGAGGCCTGGCAACAGCAGGTGGACCAACAACTCCAACAGCAAGAAACTGAGCAGCAGGCAGAGTCCTGGGGCAACCGCAACCTTCCTAATCACAATTCACAGCAAAAATTCTCCGTTTTTAAAGACAGCAAAAGTATGTCTACTAAAGCACCTGGGTTTTCACGAACAATCTGTCgacatttctgttttgtgtgctATTATAGTTCATAACCCAAGTCAGGTAAACAACACTTTCCTTTGTGTCTCTATACAGccatgataataaaaaatgtaaagccCACCACCACAGTAGAAGCTATCTTGAAAGCCTTGGATCCCTTTGCATATCTGGATGAAAGAAATGTTCGTCTTGTCAAGGCCAAGCCACCAGGAGccaagtgtttctgttttgttgacatGGACTCTCATGAGGTACctaaattaaatatgaatacacacaacttgcttttaatttattataataataaatataatttcattcacataaattcataattttatgTTCTATCAGTTTGTCACCTAAGTCTTCGTTTCCCTATGattctcttcttctgcagcaAGTGACACGTCTGGTTGAGCTCCTCACTAAACCCAGACCCCTCTACATTGATGGAGTCAGAGTTTATGCCGAGGTCGCAAGACCCCTCAAGAACCAAAAGTAAGTTACTGTTTTGCAAGAGTCTTCTAAACAGCCGTGTCAAGTAGAGAAATCTTATGTCACTTGTTCCTTGTgactttctgtttcagtttcaaaaaagacttgGATAAACCAAACAGTTCCATCCTTGGGTATCCACCTGAGGCCAACATGATGGGAgtgagttttcttttctttaatttattaagtttaaaaaaaaaaaaaagaaagcagctgGTAAAAGCTCAAAGATGACCTGTGATTTTTGGCATTTCAACAGCAGCAACCGCAGCAATACCCACAACCTCCACAGTACTTGCAGCCTCTGCAGCCACCTCCTGGTGTCCCTGCTTGTATCCCTGTCGGTGTCCCACCTTGTCTCCCAGCTGGTCTCCCTGTTGGATTGCCTGGTGAGACCTCACTCAGACACATTCTGATCTCTTGATCCCTGGACACTGTTTATTATTACTaacagaaacatcaaacagTTTTATTTAGTCTTGCCATTTGTGTCACCAGGTGATTTGATGACTGGCAGCTCTAATCCTGCACTGCCACCAGACCCCAGCATGGGACAGGTAGGTTACAAAGCAAAAAGCAGAACTCTAGGGTAACCTGTCTTTAAAGCTAGGTGTTAAACTTTACATCTCTCCCTTAACATCTTGTAGGGAGTTGGCTATGGTGAAGCTCCAGCTATGGATCCATCATTCCAAGCTGGTCTGGGTTCCCATATGCCCACAGAGCCACCAGGGATGACAGTCGGTGTGGATGGATCACAGACCTACATCTATGgtaagataaaaaacaaacgttcAAATCCAGAAAAGTGTTAATTAATATTgtcaataacaacaacaatattacaGTAAAGACTCTACTATAATATTGTGATTTCAATAGTAAATGACAAAactcaggtgtgttcaggtgttgaGGCACTTTTTCATGAAGACCTACTGTGGCTTGtaaatcatttgaatgttgCTTTGGACAGATGGTTCTGCcaactaaataaaatgaatgtaaatgtctTCCTCCAGGCTCTGAGATTCCAGACATGACCAACTACTTGTATGACGCTACGTCAGGCTTCTACTACGATCCTGAGACGACACTGTACTACGATCCTAACTCACGGGTGAGAATACAAGACAACACAGTGATCCAGCGACTTCTCTGACGTGTAATGTTGTATATCCAAATGCtatgtaaatgtttcatgtgtgcCTGCATTAAAGCTtctgaaaaaaactgaagatcAGTCTGCTCTAAAATCAGTTTAAACAATACTCAGCATCTAGCCACCGTACATGTCTTACATGGTTGATGGTTGTTATTTCTCCCctccgtgtttgtgtgtagtatTTCTACAATGCTCAAACCCAAGAGTACATGTACTGGGACGCTACATCAAAGACCTACATCCCAGTTCCAGGAGGGAGCTCTGCAGAGACCCAACCTGGGATCATGACTGTTGAAGACCAGGCCATTCTTTCCAACCCAGCAGCAGATGCACCTCTAGAAATGAAGAAATCACCACTGGTGCCCCCCCTGACCACAGAGGATCTGGCACCAGTTCCTGTTTCTGCCGCCAGCTCTGCTCCTGAACCTGTCCCGACTTCTACAGCAACTCCAGAGAAGAAAGATGACGAGGAAGATTCTGCtaaaaaggacaaagaggagaaaccAAGAAGTCTTGCTGCTGTCAAGGTAGCACTTGAGTCACAATAGCCGTGCACAAAATGTGGAATACAGATGTGTAGAGGGGACATAGTTAAGAAGTGTGTTGCTTTTTTCAGATCATGAAAGATATGGAGCGCTGGGCGAAGATCCAGAACCGTCAAAAGGAAAGTGTCCGTGCTGCATCACCTGTGCTGAAGGGTGGACTGGACGATGACAGGAGGCAATCAAAGTCGGCTGACGCTGGTTTTGCCATCTTTGAGAGGAAGGTTAGGGACCCACCTCTAACAATCACACATTATCTGTTATGTGCATTCATTTTTACAGTGAATATAGGTTTTAGTACacctttgtttattatttttgtcctgtttttgtctACATCCTTAGATCTCAGGTGCTGATGATCTTTTTAAGAAGCCCCTTGCTCCTCCTAAGAAAGATGAAAAGTCAAAAGTAAGAATCCTCTGCatggtgttgtttttgtttgttctacaTCACTGAGACAGTTGTTTCTAACGTTTGTCTGTTTTGCCTCGCCAGCGTCCAATGGGCTCCCTGGGCCTGCTGGCATCAGACTATGCAGCTGGAAGTGAtgaagaggtggaagaagacaAGGAAGAGGCAGCTAAAAGCAGTCAGGGCAGTCTGCCGGAAGACAAGGACAACAAACTGACAGACTGGAAGAAGATGGCCTGTCTGCTGTGTAGGAGACAGTTCCCCAACAAGGATGCTCTGATACGCCACCAGCAACTTTCTGACCTGCACAAAGTACTACCTGCTAACCTTTGTATGAACAACAGTTGACAGTGACCCTATAAATATACCCTCTTATATTTAATCTGTTGTCTTAACAGCAAAATATGGAGATCCATCTTAAGATCAAGAGGTCAAAGAAGGAGCTAGAGGCACTGGAGAACCAGGAAAAAGAAGTAAGTGGAAATGAATGGGATAGGGAAAATTTTCTGAATCAGTTTGCCAGATGATGACTAAAGGCGGGATGTGTCCTTCACAGCTAAATGCCAGAGAAACTCCCAGGTCACCggaacagaaaagaagaaaacaccatcatcaacagcagcagcatcataaTACCTGGGCTGGAAGCTCAAGGTAGGTGtgcattaacattaaaatggtaaatgaaGCATTCAAGTGTTTGTATTACATTTCTTTCTAAACTGTTTGTCCTCTGTGCTCAGGGAAATGAATAAAGTCAGTGATAGACCTGGCTTAGGCGCCGAACCTGTCCCGGTAGGTGtgaagcttttatttcattaattttgatcattttcatgTGATGCATCTTTAGTAGGTCATTAAACTTTTCATTGCACTTTCCTCTtcagcagagaaaaaagaaagagcctGTCGTTTGGGACCATGCCACCTACAAACAAGCAGTACGCAAGGCCATGTTTGCACGGTTCAAGGAACTCGAGTGATCTCCTCTGAACACATCCCCACTTTTGTTATGTGAAGTTGTTAATATGCTTGTCCACTTTGGCATGAGAACTCCTCTTTTGACTTTGTCTTTACTGTTTCCCTGCCTTTGGACATTATTTTCTACtataaaatgaagtgaaaaatgaCGTAACATCATGATGCTTTTTAGCTCCAGCTAAAAACTTTGACGTCCTCAGCAATGGATGTTGTACAGAAAGTGTTTATTCATGCTGTTAATGTGAGTATTTTTGCccatgttttttatgtgtggCCTGTATGTAAAATTTGTGAAACGTATCCaggatgtcttttttttttttttaataaaaaatgatactGTCACACTGGCCAcgaatacattttgttttaaaacagaaacatttttacattttcattttcatgggTCGAAATTGCcatatatgtacacatttgtaagtaaaaaaaaaaatgattaaaaaagatTGAACAAACCTTTCTGcttcaaatgtgttttcttgcaGTGAATGTGTTTTGCAAAAGTATAATCTGCAGTCGATGTGTGCTGTACTTGCAGCTCATGTTCACATGGTGGCAGCAAAAgaccatgttttgttttgtgtgatgtATCCAAGCATGAAGCCTGAATCAAATCATCAGTGTTTAGCAACACTGTTTTCCAAGTTAAAAAAAGGAGACTATGAAATGAAACTTGAAAGTGaatatgagtgtgtatgtgtacatatttaTTTGCTTCATCAATTCTCTGCGTTTGACTTCAGTTCTTGGTCGATGCAGCTTTAGTGTTCCCAAGTTGTGCACTGCAGGATTTAGAACATGAATCCTCCCCTCTGGCCTTTACTGATATGAAGGAACCTTATCATAGCCTCACCCTCCCTATGACTATGGTACAACGAATGTAGAGGATTGCGTGGGTTTAGTGTGCTGACATACTAGCTCCTCTGGGAGCAGTAACAAGAACACCGGGGAGCCTGAGAAGCCTGCAGTCAATGACAAACAGCTGAGACACTCAAACACTAATAGAAAGTCAGGAGCCAACATCTTCCTCTGTGCAAGTGCAATCATGCTTCCTGCTGTGTGCTTACTTTTGGACCAAACTAATGAGGAAATAGAGGGCTGAACCTGCAGATACTCCATGTCAACCAACAGGTAGCTTGTGTTTTGCTTGTGAGTGATAGACTACATGGAGTCTCTCTGTCTGAGGTACAAACCTACATGGAAACAAAGCTTCAGAATTCAGTGTAAACCTTTGTTTTGTGGCTTGGcagcaaagcagagagaaacacaataTACACAGCTACAGTGATCATTcaggttcagatgttttgtttgttttttttttgcagtgaaaCTCTGACACCAAATTGCCATAGCTTTTGCTTCTCAGTTGTAAAATGGACTTCAGATGGCAACATTTATATTAGGAATTTGGAGGTTTATTGTCAGCTCTGTTTAGCGAGGGACTGGAGTAACAACTCACCATTTCCTGGGGCAGATCTTGTAGGACTGAAAGTGAAACCTCCAGCCTGCTGTTGTCAAGGTGCTCagcattcaaaaacacaattgaACCTGCATCAAAAATCACAGTTTGCCAGCACTCTTTCAAACTCTGCATCACGCCCTACCCTCCAGAGCTAAAATCATTATCTTGTATTGAGTTTCAACTTGTTTAGTTCATCTCAAGTTTACATGTTTCTGCTGCAATTACAGAGTCATTCAATTATTTGCATTTGTCTATGCAATGTAATCTCAATTCCTGCTAGTCATCAAGATCTCCCACAACTTTCCCCAACACCCTTTTTTTCACTTATATGCTTCAGACCACACACATAATGTAAGATGAGCCAAtgtttttactgtgaaaacTTTCATGTTAAAATATGCCTTCTCAGTAGATTTTGCAAcaatataatgaataaaaagaaggaGTACATTTGCTGCCATAAAACGGAAACCCATTGTACTTATTTGTCTGAAAAGCATGTATTCCATTTGTCCTTGAAATAATTTATTGCTTGCATGTCTGCTGAACCTAAAGGTTGATCACGTCTTCAGATGTCCAAGATCTCTT comes from the Larimichthys crocea isolate SSNF chromosome VI, L_crocea_2.0, whole genome shotgun sequence genome and includes:
- the rbm6 gene encoding RNA-binding protein 6 isoform X2, with amino-acid sequence MWDGPGPGQGPRGGPPFRGDHHGDMFGGRDRSMPDFRGRDGMNMGPMGHMGPRPQDLPHMDMRRMDGPPMRGRDMDPRDMRGREPNRDFFRPGEEPDFGLRRHYEPNMRDKMMNSSGFPGPGRNSADMGGRGMPPREPNNRFMDMRDREPFHYDMPQFNNPNIDGRRGGFHMDRMDRNDGFRDMRDRPPMGMSDSDRYDMDVHPRDRRMMDTDRRGGPPFNPRGGFDSDMDFRNRLGPSAEFRGRDRSPLRFGNSDVPPVDRARSDMPSDVAAPQRAEFMGAEDPLRDREYSESSGSPLMDYRSGEEMTLAEEWKNRRKDKNPFMNMGKGMGGVPEPNFPVGFSRDVNVRDPPPFQERDRPSVEFPGKDVGFRHGDNFPAMDLPPIGSKPPQDHPHPEISPLTGPLGRENENKHWLGERDPKHSQNKSNRDERPPYHQEKAQPPHEIQVPSDCFKGLKEIPHTQGPARGKMEPERDFQSGNTGQTRDQDYRDIDYRTGSGRAFDYKREALQPPEKLMKEPKPITPSKFSESGSQDQDYRNASVEDKVSNTISIIGIPKTATMEQILGAFAVRDGVPMQGMKIKNVVPGYSYDTAYVEFLNLEDAVHFMESNKGSLKVGTRTTSMKYIQPEERERSVQESDHKVPQLQEPQLPRPDEPNEELKTNLNGSKPKSPTEQNQWQRSSDLTPEAWQQQVDQQLQQQETEQQAESWGNRNLPNHNSQQKFSVFKDSKTMIIKNVKPTTTVEAILKALDPFAYLDERNVRLVKAKPPGAKCFCFVDMDSHEQVTRLVELLTKPRPLYIDGVRVYAEVARPLKNQNFKKDLDKPNSSILGYPPEANMMGQPQQYPQPPQYLQPLQPPPGVPACIPVGVPPCLPAGLPVGLPGDLMTGSSNPALPPDPSMGQGVGYGEAPAMDPSFQAGLGSHMPTEPPGMTVGVDGSQTYIYGSEIPDMTNYLYDATSGFYYDPETTLYYDPNSRYFYNAQTQEYMYWDATSKTYIPVPGGSSAETQPGIMTVEDQAILSNPAADAPLEMKKSPLVPPLTTEDLAPVPVSAASSAPEPVPTSTATPEKKDDEEDSAKKDKEEKPRSLAAVKIMKDMERWAKIQNRQKESVRAASPVLKGGLDDDRRQSKSADAGFAIFERKISGADDLFKKPLAPPKKDEKSKRPMGSLGLLASDYAAGSDEEVEEDKEEAAKSSQGSLPEDKDNKLTDWKKMACLLCRRQFPNKDALIRHQQLSDLHKQNMEIHLKIKRSKKELEALENQEKELNARETPRSPEQKRRKHHHQQQQHHNTWAGSSREMNKVSDRPGLGAEPVPQRKKKEPVVWDHATYKQAVRKAMFARFKELE
- the rbm6 gene encoding RNA-binding protein 6 isoform X3, which translates into the protein MWDGPGPGQGPRGGPPFRGDHHGDMFGGRDRSMPDFRGRDGMNMGPMGHMGPRPQDLPHMDMRRMDGPPMRGRDMDPRDMRGREPNRDFFRPGEEPDFGLRRHYEPNMRDKMMNSSGFPGPGRNSADMGGRGMPPREPNNRFMDMRDREPFHYDMPQFNNPNIDGRRGGFHMDRMDRNDGFRDMRDRPPMGMSDSDRYDMDVHPRDRRMMDTDRRGGPPFNPRGGFDSDMDFRNRLGPSAEFRGRDRSPLRFGNSDVPPVDRARSDMPSDVAAPQRAEFMGAEDPLRDREYSESSGSPLMDYRSGEEMTLAEEWKNRRKDKNPFMNMGKGMGGVPEPNFPVGFSRDVNVRDPPPFQERDRPSVEFPGKDVGFRHGDNFPAMDLPPIGSKPPQDHPHPEISPLTGPLGRENENKHWLGERDPKHSQNKSNRDERPPYHQEKAQPPHEIQVPSDCFKGLKEIPHTQGPARGKMEPERDFQSGNTGQTRDQDYRDIDYRTGSGRAFDYKREALQPPEKLMKEPKPITPSKFSESGSQDQDYRNASVEDKVSNTISIIGIPKTATMEQILGAFAVRDGVPMQGMKIKNVVPGYSYDTAYVEFLNLEDAVHFMESNKGSLKVGTRTTSMKYIQPEERERSVQESDHKVPQLQEPQLPRPDEPNEELKTNLNGSKPKSPTEQNQWQRSSDLTPEAWQQQVDQQLQQQETEQQAESWGNRNLPNHNSQQKFSVFKDSKTMIIKNVKPTTTVEAILKALDPFAYLDERNVRLVKAKPPGAKCFCFVDMDSHEQVTRLVELLTKPRPLYIDGVRVYAEVARPLKNQNFKKDLDKPNSSILGYPPEANMMGQQPQQYPQPPQYLQPLQPPPGVPACIPVGVPPCLPAGLPVGLPGDLMTGSSNPALPPDPSMGQGVGYGEAPAMDPSFQAGLGSHMPTEPPGMTVGVDGSQTYIYGSEIPDMTNYLYDATSGFYYDPETTLYYDPNSRYFYNAQTQEYMYWDATSKTYIPVPGGSSAETQPGIMTVEDQAILSNPAADAPLEMKKSPLVPPLTTEDLAPVPVSAASSAPEPVPTSTATPEKKDDEEDSAKKDKEEKPRSLAAVKIMKDMERWAKIQNRQKESVRAASPVLKGGLDDDRRQSKSADAGFAIFERKISGADDLFKKPLAPPKKDEKSKRPMGSLGLLASDYAAGSDEEVEEDKEEAAKSSQGSLPEDKDNKLTDWKKMACLLCRRQFPNKDALIRHQQLSDLHKQNMEIHLKIKRSKKELEALENQEKELNARETPRSPEQKRRKHHHQQQQHHNTWAGSSREMNKVSDRPGLGAEPVPRKKKEPVVWDHATYKQAVRKAMFARFKELE
- the rbm6 gene encoding RNA-binding protein 6 isoform X1, which codes for MWDGPGPGQGPRGGPPFRGDHHGDMFGGRDRSMPDFRGRDGMNMGPMGHMGPRPQDLPHMDMRRMDGPPMRGRDMDPRDMRGREPNRDFFRPGEEPDFGLRRHYEPNMRDKMMNSSGFPGPGRNSADMGGRGMPPREPNNRFMDMRDREPFHYDMPQFNNPNIDGRRGGFHMDRMDRNDGFRDMRDRPPMGMSDSDRYDMDVHPRDRRMMDTDRRGGPPFNPRGGFDSDMDFRNRLGPSAEFRGRDRSPLRFGNSDVPPVDRARSDMPSDVAAPQRAEFMGAEDPLRDREYSESSGSPLMDYRSGEEMTLAEEWKNRRKDKNPFMNMGKGMGGVPEPNFPVGFSRDVNVRDPPPFQERDRPSVEFPGKDVGFRHGDNFPAMDLPPIGSKPPQDHPHPEISPLTGPLGRENENKHWLGERDPKHSQNKSNRDERPPYHQEKAQPPHEIQVPSDCFKGLKEIPHTQGPARGKMEPERDFQSGNTGQTRDQDYRDIDYRTGSGRAFDYKREALQPPEKLMKEPKPITPSKFSESGSQDQDYRNASVEDKVSNTISIIGIPKTATMEQILGAFAVRDGVPMQGMKIKNVVPGYSYDTAYVEFLNLEDAVHFMESNKGSLKVGTRTTSMKYIQPEERERSVQESDHKVPQLQEPQLPRPDEPNEELKTNLNGSKPKSPTEQNQWQRSSDLTPEAWQQQVDQQLQQQETEQQAESWGNRNLPNHNSQQKFSVFKDSKTMIIKNVKPTTTVEAILKALDPFAYLDERNVRLVKAKPPGAKCFCFVDMDSHEQVTRLVELLTKPRPLYIDGVRVYAEVARPLKNQNFKKDLDKPNSSILGYPPEANMMGQQPQQYPQPPQYLQPLQPPPGVPACIPVGVPPCLPAGLPVGLPGDLMTGSSNPALPPDPSMGQGVGYGEAPAMDPSFQAGLGSHMPTEPPGMTVGVDGSQTYIYGSEIPDMTNYLYDATSGFYYDPETTLYYDPNSRYFYNAQTQEYMYWDATSKTYIPVPGGSSAETQPGIMTVEDQAILSNPAADAPLEMKKSPLVPPLTTEDLAPVPVSAASSAPEPVPTSTATPEKKDDEEDSAKKDKEEKPRSLAAVKIMKDMERWAKIQNRQKESVRAASPVLKGGLDDDRRQSKSADAGFAIFERKISGADDLFKKPLAPPKKDEKSKRPMGSLGLLASDYAAGSDEEVEEDKEEAAKSSQGSLPEDKDNKLTDWKKMACLLCRRQFPNKDALIRHQQLSDLHKQNMEIHLKIKRSKKELEALENQEKELNARETPRSPEQKRRKHHHQQQQHHNTWAGSSREMNKVSDRPGLGAEPVPQRKKKEPVVWDHATYKQAVRKAMFARFKELE